CCATCCTTCTCCTTTTttccccagcagggctagcacgggcgggaaataaaaattatatcccccgattatatccccttacaagggatataattaacgtgcccacctgctaaatcactggaacatggaataggagaagtttatccccgtttattaatacacatatatcgttatatatgtgtattaataaacgataCGATAACGaacgatattatttccacttgtgcgccactGCTCTGAGAGTTCATGAAGCTGTGGAAATGGGCTAATTTTTATccattccccggggatataattgtctcctgcccatgctagccgtgctgtagagGATAGCACTTCTAAATTCtatctgccatctgaagattttggattagatggattttttagcaaaataataaaatagcctctttgaagttttttaaaaaatattttgtggtGTTGTACATGTTTGATTATTAACTGTGCGAATATGAACGATCATGTTTTTAAAatcattgtttaaaatttttattacccAGGTACCCGGCAAGTCAGTTCTCGACGATCACGAAGACAACTTCGCCATTGTGTTCGCCGCTATGGGTGTCAACATGGAGACCGCCCGATTCTTCAAACAGGACTTCGAAGAGAACGGTTCCATGGAGAACGTGTGCCTGTTCTTGAACTTGGCCAACGATCCCACCATTGAGAGGATCATCACACCCCGCTTGGCTCTCACTGCTGCTGAGTTCCTGGCCTACCAGTGTGAGGTAAGTTGCATATATAGTTTACTGcggtgtggtgatggcagatcaaaatacagtggTCACCATACCTCTTCCTGCAGGTGTTCGAGAGACTGCGAGATTACTAAGGCAAAAGGGCAGCagcattaaaattcaaaattcatttatttcaagtagtcacaatataagcacttttgaaacgtcaagtctgtctgtttgtagtgactctaccaccagttcggaaggcagattctaccgaggaggagccggcaagaaactcagcagttgctcttatccAACATCAATAATCCTCAGTGTTTCTATCCATGTACAATCTGCTACGATCACTAACCTGTGTGgtgatcaaataaataaatacataatttatagacaacacacacattgccatctagccccaaagtatgcgtagcttgtgttatgggtacttagatgactgatgaatatttttatgaataatatacataaatacttataatatacatatatgattTATGGGCAAACCTTTCCGTTGGTAGATACCTTTATTCCAGCAGAGACCTTATAGCctattgatgatgacgatgtttaCTTTATGaacttttatacaagtttacacattaaaaaaatgtgacttTAATCTGCCAAAGGGCATTGTATTTGTAAGTGTGGTTCAATACTGTTCTAAGCTGCATTTTAATGGGAGATGAATATGGGATGTGTATGATTATCCAGCATTAGTagacttttatttttcaagtacATTTAGATAAGCACTGGTGGAAACGTGTTCAACAATGGCTGATTTCTAACATGCTATTATTGTATAAGAAATTGCGTACTGAGGTTAAAATGGATGGAACATTACATTTCCAAAAATAGCTgaagttttaatgttaacactgtgattattttattattattataatagcttTCTTTCCCACACATTCACAATAGTTTTTAGTTACAAATTTAAGGGATTTGTTTTTGGTGTAAAAACCATGCGGGTAAAAGCCTTATCCATCTTTTCTCATTTTTTCCTGTCATCCAATTTTTCCCCGCTCTATCTgtgaaaacatcgcgaggaaacctgcatgcctgagagttcaccatattgttctcaaaggagtgttaagtccaccaatacgcactgggccagcatggtggactacagcctaaactcttctcattgtgggaggagacccgtgccccgtgtttgtgggccggtaatgcgatgatatgatgatatatattatgTCATCAACGCATTTTTTTCTCTATCTTCCGAGAGTTCATCATATTGTTTTCAATGgagtgtgaagcccaccaatccgcactgggtcagcgtggtggactactgcattttttttatctgtcttcCCACACTTTTGCCCGTTTGTGATTTTACCTGTGTACACCTAAATTATGGCACGGTAAAGATTATTTAACGCTGGACATAAGGTAAGGCAACATTTGGTTGTGACGAAATATGGTTGTCATACAGATTTTATTGTTACAGAAACACGTGTTGGTCATCCTGACAGACATGTCCTCATACGCCGAAGCCTTGCGTGAGGTGTCCGCCGCCCGTGAGGAGGTGCCCGGACGACGTGGTTTCCCTGGTACGTAACGTACCAGTAGAATTTGTATTTTAGTCAAAATAGTTTAGCATTTGAGAGTGCTGCATTAGATCTATTTTTTGACACCTGAAACTCGCAAACACACTCGCATTGGAGCATCGTGAAGGACCTCAGCTCTAAATTCCTCTGTTTTAAAAAAGCGAAAGTCTGTGAACAGCAAACTGACAATAATGGTATGACGGGGATGATATATAGAATTTGGGTCGTATTACCTAAGTTCCATCTCAAAGTTCCGGGACACAAGACCACCCGTCACCAAAGACATGGGACCTCCCAAATTTCCTCctcttctaataataaaataagtttaggaGTTAATTATTGGTGatgtatcaataaaaaaagcaacCTGAGTAAAAATGGTAATCGCAATTTCGCATTAAATACTGTCGTGAAATAAATTTGTCGAGACTGAGTTGAAACTCGAATATCATTAAATTAGATCTCTACAAATGCCACTAAACAAAAATATGGAGATCACTGGCGGCGATCGCCTTAACGAGTAGTTCGTAGGTTTATGCCCGCGCCAATAAAGAATAGTGGTCCCatactttgaaaaattgtgtagATATCACAAACTTCAGACAGCCCATTGATggggaagttttatttttttaattctttgttaaaatttattatttatgtcttaGTAGTCTAATAATGaggatgtttttattttttttccccaTTTGCCTAACTAATTGGTATTAATCTATTTTAACTACCTAGGATATAAATGCGCCACGGTATAAGAATGGGAACCACTGATATAGAAGATTGTTTGTTTCAACCCCTCCAGGTTACATGTACACGGATTTGGCTACAATCTACGAGCGTGCCGGGCGAGTCGAGGGCCGCAACGGGTCCATCACCCAGATCCCCATCCTTACTATGCCCAACGACGACATCACCCATCCAATTCCCGATTTGACTGGTTATATTACCGAGGGACAGGTAATTTTGCgattaacttaaattaattatcctTACAGGTAACCGTTCCTGCTACCAGATTCAATAAGCTTTTAAACTCAAATCTGACAAAAACATATAGATAGACAATGTCAATGCACTCCAAGATTTGAGATCGAGTTAaagaaaagtcgtagaacaaaagttgttagttttattttaaaaaactacacGCAGAGAGCTTTctggtgttttttatttaacgctGTATCTATTTTTTTCATCGAGACGACTACACCATTTGGTATCTAATAAGATCCAAGCACTCGCTATATCATTGCTGGTGTCTAAAGATACAGCTCAATCAAGTTTAGGATCAGGCTAAAGCTAGCATATAAACCGCGAGTTAGAACTCAACATACAAATAACGATAATTCCCCTTCCAGATCTACGTAGACCGTCAGCTCCACAACAGACAGATCTACCCACCAGTCAACGTACTGCCATCTCTGTCTCGTCTCATGAAGTCCGCCATCGGCGAGGGCATGACCCGCAAGGACCACTCTGACGTTTCTAACCAGCTGGTGAGTAATGAGTACTAAGTTGTcagatccggctcgaaggaccatatAATGTAGGGTTTCTAAGTGGATTGGGTCTAACCAGCACTCAACCAattttaataagcttaaacaAACTTGGACtttcatgttaattttttttttgtttttttattttaattttacttctattttgttttttaacattataacctcattaattagttaaatatttttagacatttattttgtaatgtagttatattcaaaatgtaattaattatgaaattatttgcaaacaAGCTCACAACTTAGAAACTtagacaagaaaaaatgtattagcggttaGTTAAACCGGCTTTGCCCTGTCTTATGAAGTTTGCCATAGGTGACGGCAAACGCGCCATTTGATGTTTTTAGCAGCTTGGTGCGTATTTTGCACTTAGTTGTCAGATCCGGCGCGAAGGACCATTAATGTATGGTCTTAGAGATATTTGGATCTCACCACCAGTCAACCTGCTTTGCCCCGTCTTATGAAGTTTGCCATCGGTGAGCGCGAGACGTGCCATGTGACGTTTTTAAGCAGCTGGTGCGTATTTAGTACAAAGTTGTCAGATACGGCTCGTTAATGTATCTACCCAACATTgatggtccttcgagccggatccgACAACTCAAAAGTTTGGATCTACCCACTAGTCAATTTGTCGGTGTACTCCTAAAGGTAATTATCGATCCATACAAAATCTAGCgttatatacatataggtaTCGTCGCAGGATGCCCCATAAACTGATGCTGACAAAGTCCTACGACCCTCCATCGGAGGCTGCTACAATTTATACACGGCttcaaaatttttttacagTACGCGTGCTACGCCATCGGTAAGGACGTGCAGGCGATGAAGGCCGTCGTCGGTGAGGAGGCTTTGACGCCCGACGACTTGCTGTACCTGGAATTCCTTGGAAAGTTCGAGAAGAACTTCATCACCCAGGTTAGTCCAATTTCAGATAGTccaattaaacaattaaacgATTTCATAACGTGAAGAAAGAAGTATtataacatcaaaatataaaaactactaaaaatcTACATACGATAAAAAAAGTCACTATTGTGTATTTGTTTTTACGTGatacttgttttattttctatttttaaacataattaacaGTAAGAGTTATTGAAAAGAAATGGTTAATAATTTGAGTGTATGggatttatgcccgttttcactaatgacgGCAAGGCGATGCCTAAGTAGGTAACGCTTAATCGAAGAATATTCCTAGGCactaatttacctttcaccaatcgattttcactaggcaaatcatataacctaacttgtctatggttcttgccacaaggtgtggtattttgtgtgtggattataatatttcataaggatttagaaaaaataaacttattttttttatctgtcaagtgtcagtttacccCTAAACTTCCGATCCGCAGAATCGTTGTCGTAATTTTAGACTGCGCCTAACGTCTTCAGATATTACAtgagagttcgtgaaacgtttttttctctcTAGGAAACACCCAAATCACTAGGCATTCGATTAAGTCGATTCCtagttttagtgaaaacgggcatttgtGTGGGATAATTGTGTAGGATTTTCTACATACGTTTCTTTATTGCATTGcaattaactacgatttgtatggaattggAAGAGGGCCATACAATGTCGTTTCTCAGTATATCATTCATATgtaaaaaatctcacactaagCACTGAACATATGAGTGACAAAATGGAGTGAATACATGAGTGAACTTTATTCACAGAGCAACTATGAGAACCGTACCGTATTCGAATCGCTGGACATCGGTTGGCAGTTGCTCCGTATCTTCCCCAAGGAGATGCTTAAACGTATCCCGGCTTCCGTTCTCGCCGAGTTCTACCCCAGGGACTCTCGCCATTAAACCTCTATCCCGGAACACGGGCCGACATTCTAACCTGGTTATACTTATATAGGTTTTTATTTGACGATAATTACTTGCACCTTAATTTGTCTGTGTATATCCGACTGCTTTGGTCTTTAGTGTCGGACATACACCAGCCAAAATTGGGTGTGAGTATAGCCATCTTCATTCCTTAATATGATATATGTAGTTTAATTCCCATACTATTACCAAACAATTGGTAGGTGATTAATAAAACTGATCGGTTTGTACGATTTTGTCGCAATTACTagatccaagatggctgccttTGTATAATGCAGGTTTTAGACCAGTAGCGGGCAGTGTACAAAATTTACTAAGTAttggaatatatttatttatttaaattgtcaattatttaaatcagatgatagattatataatagattttgcgtctgtatattttttttatgtgaacaaatatttgaaatataatgtCAGTGTTGAATTTTTGTGTATAGCAACCCAGATGGGTCAATTCGCTCTTTGTATACaacgattttatattttagaaaattatgTTTCTTGTAATacgtttctattatttattctctCTGAAGGCTAGAATGTCGGGCCGCGATATTTTGTAAGATATTATAACTACTGGTTATTAGTAAGTTGttaatagtttataataatgtattacatGTATTACAATCAAGTTACAAAATCATAACAATCTTGTTGCTAATAATAGtgataattagaaaaaaaaagattataaatcATATAAATGTGTTGCTACATTGGAAAAAGAAATGTTGCCATGTGTATATACTTTCTTATATAATAGTAGTTTTTGCTGGACaaatttcaaaatgtattttaaataataattattttgctgGTGCTTCAGACacttatattttatgatttttttttgtgcacaAATTGTTGATAGTGTGTTCAATGGAGGTATTCAACATATAAACcaaattatattgtattatgCGTCCATGTGTGATATTCTTGATTTTGTAACGGTTTGTGtcagaattttatttatgtaaatagcaataataaataaagaaatagccCCGTAACAACGTGTTACATTCCAAGTCGATTCCTCTTTCACGCGTTATTTAAAATTCTGTATTCGATGAGTAAAGTGAACTAGGACATTGTTGTTTTTGTGGAAATAAAAACTATAGAAGtttaactttgttttattattataaaattgtacccTATACAACGCCGCTCTGCTGAACccgtatatctatctatctatcttgtaatgaggcccccttcagcggatgcacttcgaccctccccGTACTATAACCAATTAGTGGGCCGTTGCTTAACTACTaccgatattttatttatttattattacaaccgGGTCGATCTGCAAcaaactactttttttaattgtaagtaaACAGTAATAAAGACTTATTATATCATTTTAACTTTCATACCCCCCCCCACCACTTATTACCTACCTACGTCGATAATTGGACAAATGCGCCAGTTTGGTTATATGTTCAAAAATGTATGCTGTTTATGATTATTTAAGTAGGTTTGGTGACTAAGCAATGCaaaagcaattatttttataactcattacataaattcaaattttcattattcatgtacgcctatcacaggcacttatgaagcgttcatacatattcgtttacataattgtaacgggatggtgataacttctttcgccaacttaaatctaaagctacgagagttccaaacgcgccctggtctaagaagagcccacaacaaacttagccgggtaaatttattttttgttatcaccatcttccagtaaatttgacataaattaaattttcatatatgtactgactatgcaccatcattattttaacttctttaaatttatcccttaatgactctcttgggcccattttatatatacatattttatgtaaacagCCCATGGCAAATATTACTAGTCATTAATTAGGTTTGGTGAAAAATACGCGACTTGTTTTTACTAATGTATTGTAGCCCGGTGTAAGatcactattaaaataaaatttccccATACTTGGTTTTTCGTTGATGACAAATTGTCAAATTCTTAGTTAAAGTATAGTCAATCAAGGGAAGATGGGAACAGtaagactataaaaaaaacaatagtttattaatacgtttattaaacttgtttacaattttttagtGCTTTTTAAATGCCGCCTGAAGTGATTCACTATTGTTTTACACTGGAATGACAGTTTACCTCTCGATGGTGCAGGGTTTGTTATCTCTGAATTacggatataaatacaaactaaACAAGACAAGACACAAcaactattatataatttaattaaccgGCGATGCCGGCAATGGCCTCCGAAGCGAAATATTTCACGTCAACATCTGGATCCACGTTCAATTTCTCCAAAACGGGTTTAACTTGGGGCTGAATCACTGCGGGGTCGAGGTATGGCGCCATCTTTTGTAGTGTTTTGGCAACATTGAATCGTACGTTGGCAACATTATCGTCGGCCATAGACAAGACTGTGGGCAGAAGCACTCTCGTGGTGATGTCCTTGCCACACACTTCGGACAGTACATTAATGCAGAATAAATAAGTCATTCTGTGCAGATAGTTTTGTTCACGAGACATTGCTAACACTTTTGGTATGACATTTGTTTCAGCCCATGGTGCTCCATACTGTTCTACAAGTTTCTTTAGGTTCAATGTAGCCGCTTCACGGATAGCGTAAACGTGGTCAATTAACCAAGACATGCAGAGTCCTGTGAGTTTTTCATCAAAGAACTCCTGTCCCAATTGGCCAGCTAGTAAAGGCATGTGTTCGATAATTGCAAGCCGTACGCGCCATTTTGTATCTTCGGCTAACTCCACTATGGCTGGGAGGAGTGACTGTACCAACTGTTGGATTCCAATGACTTCGTTCACACATTCGAGGTTGGAGATTATGTTTAGGCGGACTTCGGGACACTCATCTTTGAGTTGTGTCAAGAATAATGGCAGGAGGTGTTCGATTGTGTTCTGTCTCCCCACTATGGGGCTCAAACCCATGATGACAGAAGCGAGTGCTGATTTGACATGTTGGTTGGGGTCACACACTAGATCCTTGATTTGCGGTAAGATCATGTTCATAATTATGTGTTCCTGGTGAGCTTTGTCCAAGTTCATGCAGAAGTCCTTTACCTGCGAACAAAGTAACATTATAGAAGAAAATAAACAGGAATGTTCTGATACTAAAGTTAATTTCTTAGCATGCGTATGTATTCCACGGCCAAATGTGGGTAgcaaccatgctttctgagccctaggccgtgggttcgattcgtacaactagaaaatgtttgtgtgatgaacatgattgtttttcagtgtcttggtgttctgtgtatctgtatattataagtatttatataagtatttatgtgtattgtattcataaaaatattcaacagctatctcagcacccataacccaagctacacttactttgaggctagatggggatgtgtgtattgtcgcagtatatttatttatttatgtatggattatatatattaaagaaaaaatgtaaataaaatagtgtAATAGTACTAAATGGCTGagataatagtatattgtgcaactagtgcgacaagttgtcgattgcccacgaaagcgaagttgaacgcacgagagaagcgagtgcagtcactcgcttgagtggttaatcgatgtcgcacttgttgcacatactattttgtattactcatgcggggaaagtagtatcttgacgctcgctgttgcggttgaaaaagaaccgtttgcccattttaaaatttgtccactcaaattattcttgtcgcactcaaattttaaaatgggcaaacggttctttttcaaccgcaacagcgtcaagatactactttccccgcatgagtgatacaaagtATATTTAAGTATTGACATTTTAGTTTCGAAATTCAGTCCTCACTGTCATCACTATTATTTTCAACTAATTAATTTCACACTAATTGTTtattctttagttttaagttcaaatAGAATTATCACTATTCCACCTTGCTGTGATTTTAAGCGGGAGGATCCCGGGTTGAATTGCcaccaggggcaatttgggaatttatattttctgaattttctttagcCGTGGATAGTTTCCACCATACCAACAAAGACACAGAAATTTAGCGTTCATGTTAGATGTTTTACGACTGCATatttacttaccaccaggttagattgcaatcCAAGTCTAACTTATTGTTCATCCCCTTACAACAATGAGGAAAATATGAACCAAaagttaaagaaatttaaatattcttgaatatagtagttttaatttgaattcttACTTTTCCCGCTGCGGCAGCACGTACTTCCGCCTCCGTGTCCTTGAGAAGGGCTTGGAAGATCTGGGCGAGGTCGGAGCGAGCTAACTCCGGTCCTACTGCTTGCTGCAATTCAACAAACCTGTAAACAATGGAAGAGTGaggattttgaaataatataaaagcttatatgcacataaaattatcattattcaaCAAGTAAAATAAGCAGTGGATAAATTAGGTTTTATCGCTAAGTAAGTAAttgaaatttgatataaatatagaaatataatttttattaatacataactataacctaaaataaactatttaaaaactaaataaaatctaaaacgtcctcgaaaccaccgcagcgaggcacagttcctaagatgctggcagcatttcccctctggatggccaaactaattcgttggccaaggtaact
Above is a genomic segment from Pararge aegeria chromosome 23, ilParAegt1.1, whole genome shotgun sequence containing:
- the LOC120634196 gene encoding V-type proton ATPase subunit B; this encodes MARSMSSTQANKEHVLAVSRDFISQPRLTYKTVSGVNGPLVILDEVKFPKFSEIVQLRLADGTLRSGQVLEVSGSKAVVQVFEGTSGIDAKNTLCEFTGDILRTPVSEDMLGRVFNGSGKPIDKGPPILAEDFLDIQGQPINPWSRIYPEEMIQTGISAIDVMNSIARGQKIPIFSAAGLPHNEIAAQICRQAGLVKVPGKSVLDDHEDNFAIVFAAMGVNMETARFFKQDFEENGSMENVCLFLNLANDPTIERIITPRLALTAAEFLAYQCEKHVLVILTDMSSYAEALREVSAAREEVPGRRGFPGYMYTDLATIYERAGRVEGRNGSITQIPILTMPNDDITHPIPDLTGYITEGQIYVDRQLHNRQIYPPVNVLPSLSRLMKSAIGEGMTRKDHSDVSNQLYACYAIGKDVQAMKAVVGEEALTPDDLLYLEFLGKFEKNFITQSNYENRTVFESLDIGWQLLRIFPKEMLKRIPASVLAEFYPRDSRH
- the LOC120634268 gene encoding serine/threonine-protein phosphatase PP2A 65 kDa regulatory subunit translates to MAASDSGTDESLYPIAVLIDELKNEDVQLRLISIKKLSTIALALGVERTRSELIPFLTETIYDEDEVLLALAEQLGNFINLVGGGEFAYCLLPPLESLATVEETVVRDKAVASLRAVAAHHSPQALEQHFVPLVQRLAGGDWFTSRASACGLFSVCYPRVSAPVKAELREHFRLLCQDDTPMVRRAAAFKLGEFARVVEVEYVKSDLIPMFVNLAQDEQDSVRLLAAEACAAVAALLPPEDMEQLVMPTVRARAGDTSWRVRYMVADKFVELQQAVGPELARSDLAQIFQALLKDTEAEVRAAAAGKVKDFCMNLDKAHQEHIIMNMILPQIKDLVCDPNQHVKSALASVIMGLSPIVGRQNTIEHLLPLFLTQLKDECPEVRLNIISNLECVNEVIGIQQLVQSLLPAIVELAEDTKWRVRLAIIEHMPLLAGQLGQEFFDEKLTGLCMSWLIDHVYAIREAATLNLKKLVEQYGAPWAETNVIPKVLAMSREQNYLHRMTYLFCINVLSEVCGKDITTRVLLPTVLSMADDNVANVRFNVAKTLQKMAPYLDPAVIQPQVKPVLEKLNVDPDVDVKYFASEAIAGIAG